The Novibacillus thermophilus genome segment CAAACGGCGGTTCGGTGGCGTTGTTTTGTGTGACCTCGTACTGAAGGGGAGTGAGCCGCTTCTTCAACTCGTCCTTGTCTTCTCGATGTCCCCAGTGTTTCTCGATAAACGCGTCACGCCCCGACCCCTCGCGGTACCGTTTGTAGTGGTACGGGTTTTTCTTGTGGTAATTCTGATGGTACTCCTCCGCCTCATAAAACGGTTTCGCCGGCAAAATAGGTGTCACGATCGGTTTATCGAAGCGACCGCTCTCTTCCAGCGCTTTTTTTGACGCTTCGGCTTTTCTTTTTTGCTCTTCCGTGTGGTAGAAGATGGCGGTCTTGTAAGAAGAGCCCCGGTCGACAAACTGACCACCTGCATCTGTCGGATCGATTTGCTGCCAGTAAATGTCCAGCAGCTTCTCGTACGGAAACACGGAGGGGTCATACGTAATCTGCACCGCTTCTACGTGTCCAGTCGTACCAGAACACACTTCTTCGTACGTCGGGTTTTCCGTATGGCCGCCCGTATAACCGGAGACAACTTTTTTGATGCCCGGCAACTCTTCAAAAGGCGACACCATACACCAGAAGCAGCCTCCTGCAAACGTCGCCAGCTCGTGATCTGTTTTGTTTGCCTCAGTCATGCAGATCCCTCCATCTATGAGAAAACCA includes the following:
- the msrA gene encoding peptide-methionine (S)-S-oxide reductase MsrA, with product MTEANKTDHELATFAGGCFWCMVSPFEELPGIKKVVSGYTGGHTENPTYEEVCSGTTGHVEAVQITYDPSVFPYEKLLDIYWQQIDPTDAGGQFVDRGSSYKTAIFYHTEEQKRKAEASKKALEESGRFDKPIVTPILPAKPFYEAEEYHQNYHKKNPYHYKRYREGSGRDAFIEKHWGHREDKDELKKRLTPLQYEVTQNNATEPPFDNEYWDNEREGIYVDVVSGEPLFSSRDKYDAGCGWPSFTKPIQEDRIKEKLDLSHGMVRTEVRSQKADSHLGHVFEDGPKDKGGLRYCINSAALRFIPKEDLEKEGYGEYRYLFEEEDK